One part of the Truepera radiovictrix DSM 17093 genome encodes these proteins:
- the uvsE gene encoding UV DNA damage repair endonuclease UvsE — translation MKLRYLGYPCTNVTLGATTGRTLRLANLKEPRLSAVIRENLATLRRLLLWNVERGIRFFRVASSVIPLASHEAFPLDWPVQFAPELAEVRALVAEHHLRLSMHPGQYTILNAQRPEVVAAAVRELEYHAAFLAATDPRSGTMTLHVGGAYGDKGSAKRRFAENAALLSPEARSRLILENDDRTFHAGDVLELCEALQLPMVFDFLHHKLNPVSESWEAELVPLLARAVATWDASSLAAKVPKFHLSSPRDLSTAHADFVEPVDFLQVTDALAQFGGDAPFDLMLEAKQKDAALLRLLRAPELRGVISAAH, via the coding sequence ATGAAGCTCCGCTACCTGGGCTACCCCTGCACCAACGTCACGCTTGGCGCGACGACGGGGCGCACCTTAAGGCTCGCCAACCTTAAAGAGCCGCGCCTGTCGGCGGTGATCCGCGAAAACCTCGCCACGCTGCGGAGGCTGCTGCTCTGGAACGTAGAGCGCGGCATCCGATTTTTTCGGGTCGCCTCGTCGGTGATCCCGCTCGCTTCGCACGAAGCGTTCCCCCTCGACTGGCCGGTGCAGTTCGCCCCCGAGCTCGCCGAGGTCCGCGCGCTCGTCGCAGAGCACCACCTTCGGCTCTCGATGCACCCCGGCCAGTACACCATCCTCAACGCCCAGCGCCCGGAGGTCGTCGCGGCGGCGGTGCGCGAGCTCGAGTACCACGCTGCCTTTCTCGCGGCTACCGATCCCCGCAGCGGCACCATGACGCTGCACGTCGGCGGGGCTTACGGCGACAAGGGATCGGCCAAACGGCGCTTTGCGGAGAACGCCGCCCTGCTCTCCCCGGAGGCGCGCTCGCGGCTCATTCTGGAGAACGACGACCGCACCTTTCACGCCGGCGACGTTTTAGAGCTCTGCGAAGCGCTCCAGCTGCCGATGGTCTTCGACTTTTTGCACCACAAGCTCAACCCGGTCTCAGAAAGCTGGGAAGCGGAGCTGGTGCCGCTGTTAGCGCGCGCGGTGGCGACCTGGGACGCCTCGAGCCTAGCGGCCAAGGTCCCCAAGTTCCACCTCTCATCACCCCGCGACCTCTCCACCGCGCACGCCGACTTCGTCGAGCCGGTCGATTTTCTCCAGGTCACGGACGCGCTCGCGCAGTTTGGCGGCGACGCCCCTTTTGACCTCATGCTCGAGGCCAAGCAAAAGGACGCCGCCCTCTTGCGGCTCCTGCGGGCACCCGAGCTGCGCGGCGTGATCTCCGCGGCCCACTAG
- a CDS encoding 3-keto-disaccharide hydrolase, translating to MTDNRVTRTLLALALPTLLLAACATEPAAPAEPTPPPGDESPQPPPGDGPGDEPGDEPGADAPDAAEWVPVFADGLEGWTPRIRNAAPGEDPGGIFRVEDGVLHVLEVPASARDLGYLRSEASYSHFRLRFEYAWGEADFSGPDEGRISGVFYLADDVGGNWPRSAELDIQEGVTGDLWLLSGVSVDTTVEDASATPLVYSAGGEAVTTPPGNFVQVVRSATLQNDEGWTQVELVVTPEEIVHLVEGQEVVRASNPTLEGSPRTEGFIAFQARNTGVRYRNVELLVLED from the coding sequence ATGACCGACAACCGTGTGACCCGCACGCTGCTCGCGCTCGCGCTGCCGACGCTTCTCTTGGCGGCGTGCGCTACCGAACCCGCCGCTCCCGCCGAACCGACCCCGCCGCCGGGCGACGAGAGCCCGCAACCGCCCCCCGGAGACGGCCCTGGCGATGAACCCGGCGACGAACCCGGTGCTGACGCGCCCGACGCCGCCGAGTGGGTGCCGGTGTTCGCCGACGGTTTGGAGGGGTGGACGCCGCGCATCCGCAACGCCGCGCCGGGGGAGGATCCGGGCGGTATCTTCCGCGTCGAGGACGGCGTGTTGCACGTGCTCGAGGTGCCCGCTTCGGCGCGCGACCTGGGCTACTTGCGGAGCGAGGCGAGCTACAGCCACTTCCGGCTGCGCTTCGAGTATGCCTGGGGCGAAGCGGACTTTAGCGGCCCCGACGAGGGGCGTATCAGCGGGGTCTTCTACCTCGCCGACGACGTGGGCGGCAACTGGCCGCGCAGCGCCGAGCTCGACATCCAAGAGGGGGTTACGGGCGACCTGTGGCTTTTGAGCGGGGTGTCGGTCGACACCACCGTCGAGGACGCCTCGGCGACGCCGCTCGTCTACAGCGCTGGTGGCGAAGCCGTCACCACCCCGCCCGGCAACTTCGTCCAGGTGGTGCGGAGTGCGACGCTCCAAAACGATGAGGGTTGGACCCAGGTCGAGCTCGTCGTGACGCCCGAGGAGATCGTGCACCTCGTCGAGGGGCAGGAGGTCGTGCGGGCGAGCAACCCGACGCTCGAAGGCTCACCCCGCACAGAGGGGTTTATCGCCTTTCAGGCGCGCAACACCGGGGTGCGCTACCGCAACGTCGAGCTGCTGGTGCTAGAAGACTGA
- a CDS encoding helicase C-terminal domain-containing protein has product MLFPFKVPRKGQLEAIAAAREAFARGKRFVVIEAPTGSGKSGVAVTLAREASSAYLVTAQKLLQDQYARDFPELALMKGRANYRCLVAPTHAAAAPCIAGRKFPECDDCPYFCAKEAAMAASGTLLNYAYYLTELNYQGGFGPRELLVLDEAHNAEGALMSFVEVSFSDAQLRRVGIGEALPVVLDENEWFEVAEDLVPLFRSRRRELEAQLKGARLPTETALELLAHKGWLESQLARLELLAYSRDEENVEWVALRTSGSGGQSVTLKPVKVAAFAEELMFRFGERVLMLSATILDPPTYLRSLGIDPGDAEVITIASDFPPENRPIYPRPVARLTRHHLERDLPKLVHEIIELLEAHPEDKGVIHTHTYKIAAYIARYLPKRHAARLVTHDSAEGREAALDKHLRSRQPTVLLTPSMTEGIDLPGDLSRWQVICKLPYPYLGDPQIARRRELDPAWYDWRTCLTVVQAYGRSVRSRDDFAVTYVLDADFGAFVRRQRARLPGWFLEAVQG; this is encoded by the coding sequence GTGCTGTTTCCGTTCAAGGTCCCCCGCAAGGGCCAGCTCGAGGCGATCGCCGCCGCGCGCGAGGCGTTCGCGCGGGGCAAACGTTTTGTGGTGATCGAAGCGCCGACCGGTTCGGGGAAGTCGGGGGTGGCGGTGACGCTCGCCCGCGAGGCGAGCAGCGCCTACCTTGTAACGGCGCAAAAACTCCTGCAAGACCAGTACGCGCGCGACTTTCCCGAGCTTGCCCTCATGAAAGGCCGCGCCAACTACCGCTGCTTGGTGGCGCCGACCCACGCCGCCGCCGCCCCCTGCATCGCCGGTCGGAAGTTTCCCGAGTGCGACGACTGCCCCTACTTCTGCGCCAAGGAGGCGGCGATGGCGGCGTCTGGCACGCTGCTCAACTACGCCTACTACCTCACCGAACTCAACTACCAGGGAGGCTTCGGACCCCGCGAGCTGCTCGTGCTGGACGAAGCGCATAACGCCGAGGGGGCTCTTATGAGCTTCGTCGAGGTGAGCTTTTCCGACGCGCAGCTTAGGCGGGTGGGGATCGGTGAGGCGCTGCCCGTGGTGCTCGATGAGAACGAGTGGTTCGAGGTCGCCGAGGACCTCGTGCCGCTTTTTAGGAGCAGGCGCCGCGAGCTCGAGGCGCAGCTTAAAGGCGCTAGGCTGCCGACCGAGACGGCGCTCGAGCTGCTCGCTCACAAGGGGTGGTTGGAGTCGCAGCTGGCCCGCCTGGAGCTCTTGGCGTACAGCCGCGACGAGGAGAACGTCGAGTGGGTCGCGCTGCGCACGAGCGGCAGCGGCGGGCAGAGCGTCACCTTAAAGCCCGTCAAGGTCGCCGCCTTTGCCGAAGAGCTGATGTTCCGCTTTGGCGAGCGGGTTCTGATGCTCTCAGCGACCATCCTCGACCCGCCGACCTACCTGCGCAGCTTGGGCATCGACCCGGGCGACGCCGAGGTCATCACCATCGCCTCGGACTTTCCGCCCGAAAACCGGCCCATCTACCCGCGGCCGGTCGCCCGGCTGACACGGCACCACCTCGAGCGCGACCTGCCCAAACTGGTCCACGAAATCATCGAGCTCCTCGAGGCGCACCCCGAGGACAAAGGGGTCATTCACACCCACACCTATAAGATCGCCGCCTATATCGCTCGTTACCTCCCCAAACGCCACGCCGCGCGCCTAGTCACGCACGACAGCGCCGAGGGGCGTGAGGCGGCGCTCGACAAGCACCTCCGGAGCCGCCAGCCGACCGTGCTCCTCACCCCCAGCATGACCGAGGGGATCGACCTCCCCGGCGACCTCTCGAGGTGGCAGGTCATCTGCAAACTGCCCTACCCGTACCTGGGCGACCCGCAGATCGCCCGCCGCCGCGAGCTCGACCCCGCCTGGTACGACTGGCGCACCTGTCTGACCGTCGTGCAGGCGTACGGGCGGAGCGTCCGGAGCCGCGACGACTTCGCCGTGACCTACGTTTTGGACGCCGACTTCGGGGCGTTCGTGAGGCGGCAGCGCGCGCGGCTGCCGGGGTGGTTTTTGGAGGCGGTGCAAGGGTAA
- a CDS encoding nucleoside hydrolase: MSQKASPPTRSARVWSTLTPYLAACLVALLAACAQTPSASPPPDETAPPSTEQPEEPQDTSLDRLRPRIIFDTDLGYDADDAGALAVLHALADNGEADILATITVVGDPYSAGALSVINTYYGRPELPVGAYMGERWLDAYPYWFEDGSDFLKPLVEEYPSPIRTRDEAHEAVSLYRKTLAAQPDNSVTVVTVGFLQNLADLLASGPDEHSPLSGADLVAQKVKELVVMGGEHPEDSENIEFNFRGGPENDGRATQTVVRDWPTRIVFSGAEIGNAVLTGSGLADTLPDNPVARAYELYPGTNALGERQSWDLTAVLYAVRGAGELWTVLEDEHIEVFEDGSHRWHPGAADPVRAFLAFQTDPDDVKSVLDELLVQPPRAAAAP; the protein is encoded by the coding sequence ATGTCGCAAAAAGCCTCCCCCCCCACACGATCAGCCAGGGTTTGGTCGACGCTCACCCCATACCTCGCCGCGTGCCTCGTCGCGCTGCTCGCCGCCTGCGCGCAGACGCCCTCGGCTTCGCCCCCCCCCGATGAAACGGCGCCGCCGAGCACCGAACAACCCGAAGAGCCACAGGACACGAGTCTCGACCGGCTCCGCCCGCGCATCATCTTCGACACCGACCTCGGTTACGACGCCGACGACGCGGGCGCCCTCGCGGTGCTGCACGCGCTGGCCGACAACGGCGAGGCCGACATCCTCGCCACCATCACCGTCGTCGGTGACCCCTATAGCGCCGGCGCGCTCTCGGTCATCAACACCTACTACGGCCGCCCCGAACTCCCCGTGGGCGCCTACATGGGCGAGCGCTGGCTCGACGCCTACCCCTACTGGTTCGAAGACGGCAGCGACTTTTTAAAGCCCCTCGTCGAGGAGTACCCGAGCCCGATCCGCACGCGCGACGAGGCACATGAAGCGGTGTCGCTCTACCGCAAGACGCTCGCCGCGCAACCCGACAACAGCGTGACAGTCGTTACCGTGGGGTTTTTGCAGAACCTCGCCGACCTCTTGGCCTCGGGCCCCGACGAGCACAGCCCCCTTAGCGGCGCCGACTTGGTCGCGCAGAAGGTCAAGGAGCTCGTCGTCATGGGCGGCGAGCACCCCGAAGACAGCGAGAACATCGAGTTCAACTTTCGCGGCGGCCCCGAAAACGACGGCCGCGCCACCCAGACTGTCGTGCGCGACTGGCCGACGCGCATCGTCTTTAGCGGTGCGGAGATCGGCAACGCCGTTCTCACCGGCAGCGGCCTCGCCGACACCCTCCCGGACAACCCCGTCGCGCGCGCCTACGAGCTCTACCCCGGGACGAACGCTTTGGGCGAGCGCCAGAGCTGGGACCTGACGGCCGTCCTCTACGCGGTGCGCGGCGCCGGTGAGCTGTGGACCGTCCTCGAAGACGAGCACATCGAGGTCTTCGAGGACGGCTCGCACCGCTGGCACCCCGGCGCGGCCGACCCCGTGCGGGCGTTTTTGGCGTTTCAAACCGACCCCGATGACGTCAAGAGCGTCCTAGACGAGCTGCTCGTGCAGCCCCCGCGCGCTGCGGCGGCGCCCTGA
- a CDS encoding AAA family ATPase: MTETTGQGRAAPTVFAERFKVLKDAIGEVIVGQEAMIEDLLIVVLAGGHALLEGAPGLGKTRLVRAFAEATDLSFGRIQFTPDLMPSDVTGTVLLSEEPGRARLEFQPGPVFHNVLLADEINRATPKTQSALLEAMQERSVTVAGTVHPLPRPFCTLATQNPLEMEGTYPLPEAQLDRFLFKLLVPRPDAATLTRILETTTGAHEGRVPRIFGQGELLELQRLLRAVPVSSRALAFVVELIEATHAHPLVRLGASPRGAQAIVLAAKGYALAAGRPNVELEDLRRAALPALRHRLLLSFEAEVEGASSDAVLAELLRKVGGVGRAGR; encoded by the coding sequence GTGACGGAGACCACCGGGCAGGGAAGAGCCGCACCGACCGTTTTCGCCGAGCGCTTCAAGGTCCTCAAAGACGCCATCGGCGAGGTGATCGTCGGCCAAGAGGCGATGATCGAGGACCTGCTCATCGTCGTTCTAGCGGGGGGGCACGCGCTTTTGGAGGGGGCGCCGGGGCTCGGCAAGACCCGCCTCGTGCGCGCTTTTGCCGAGGCGACTGACCTCTCGTTCGGGCGCATCCAGTTTACCCCCGACCTCATGCCGTCGGACGTGACCGGCACCGTGCTCTTAAGCGAGGAGCCGGGGCGCGCGCGGCTCGAGTTTCAACCGGGGCCGGTGTTTCACAACGTGCTCCTAGCCGACGAGATCAACCGCGCGACCCCCAAGACCCAGTCGGCGCTGCTCGAAGCGATGCAGGAGCGTTCGGTGACCGTCGCGGGCACCGTGCACCCGCTGCCGCGCCCCTTTTGCACGCTCGCGACGCAAAACCCCCTGGAGATGGAGGGCACCTACCCGCTCCCCGAGGCGCAGCTCGACCGCTTCCTCTTCAAGCTGCTCGTGCCGCGCCCCGACGCGGCCACCTTAACGCGCATCCTAGAGACCACCACGGGCGCCCACGAGGGGCGGGTGCCGCGCATCTTCGGGCAGGGCGAGCTGTTGGAGCTGCAGCGCCTGTTGCGGGCGGTGCCGGTCTCGAGCCGGGCGCTCGCGTTTGTCGTGGAGCTGATCGAGGCGACCCACGCCCACCCCCTGGTGCGGCTCGGCGCCTCGCCGCGCGGCGCGCAGGCGATCGTCTTGGCGGCCAAAGGCTACGCGCTCGCCGCCGGTCGCCCCAACGTCGAGCTCGAGGACCTGCGCCGCGCGGCGCTGCCCGCCTTACGGCACCGGCTGCTGCTCTCCTTCGAGGCGGAGGTCGAGGGCGCGAGCAGCGACGCGGTGCTCGCCGAGCTGCTGCGCAAGGTCGGTGGGGTAGGCCGCGCCGGTCGCTAG
- a CDS encoding DUF58 domain-containing protein, which yields MPRYTLASRATGTLVGERLAHEAGQSLEFFDVRPYGPGDEPRYVDWNAYRRTGRLYTRLYQAERTAAVHILLDTSASMALGGKLEAARRLAQLLIYAAQGARTQVHLFSGVQSPPAHTGVQRQALARWVDAAAPEKPGVAPDVAITDFVRRAPRAPGAGLAVVISDLFSETPLRSSFAALRARGFDASFLHLVARADLEPEPGLLELLDAEGEARLEVGPDEVRLYREAVRGFVARTREAILGAGFRYLLLTEEPAPEDAGARERALFAALVRAGVLVRR from the coding sequence TTGCCCCGCTACACGCTCGCCTCGAGGGCAACGGGCACCCTCGTCGGCGAGCGGCTGGCGCACGAGGCGGGGCAGAGCCTGGAGTTTTTCGACGTCCGCCCCTACGGGCCCGGCGACGAACCCCGCTACGTCGACTGGAACGCCTACCGGCGGACGGGCCGCCTCTACACCCGGCTCTACCAGGCCGAGCGGACGGCGGCGGTGCACATCCTCCTCGACACGAGCGCGAGCATGGCCTTAGGCGGCAAGCTCGAGGCGGCGCGGCGCCTCGCGCAGCTTTTGATCTACGCCGCGCAGGGGGCGCGCACGCAGGTACACCTCTTTAGCGGGGTGCAGAGCCCGCCGGCGCACACGGGGGTGCAGCGGCAGGCGCTGGCGCGCTGGGTCGACGCGGCGGCCCCCGAAAAGCCGGGGGTGGCGCCGGACGTGGCGATCACCGACTTTGTGCGCCGCGCGCCGCGCGCCCCCGGGGCGGGGCTCGCGGTTGTGATCTCCGACCTCTTTAGCGAGACCCCGCTGCGCAGCTCCTTCGCGGCGCTTCGCGCGCGCGGTTTCGACGCCTCGTTTTTGCACCTCGTGGCGCGCGCCGACCTCGAGCCCGAACCGGGGCTCTTGGAGCTGTTGGACGCCGAAGGGGAGGCGCGGCTCGAGGTCGGCCCCGACGAGGTGCGGCTCTACCGCGAGGCGGTGCGCGGTTTTGTGGCGCGCACCCGCGAGGCGATCCTGGGGGCGGGGTTTCGCTACCTGCTGCTGACCGAGGAGCCGGCGCCAGAGGACGCGGGGGCGCGCGAGCGGGCGCTTTTTGCCGCGCTCGTGCGCGCGGGCGTGCTCGTGCGGCGTTAG
- a CDS encoding ABC transporter permease has protein sequence MNERALLAALAALTLLSLVFAPWAAINRETGARGTLLLLPNRTVDFTGRTEGVTVPGQGAVLAICALSLVAIAGGAALPERRRQALWLGAGLVLLTTTVVGLQGVSRATQGAQFAELVRSAQLELADPGRRVDAEALRAVLAEAEGLEVDELAEALRGAGLRIRSLPYEATSSGLAAALCFAVGGLALLLGLYRFSWARRALGRVGAAVAVPAASIALALVAAAVVILALQPTPTGGGVTVSGPVMYLAGRLDVLWYAYLSLFASSLGNAAGFMEALKFATPLIFTGLAVAFGFRAGLFNIGAPGQMVLGAIFAAVVGIYLPGPRPFVLPLAILAAAVGGGLWGALPGWLKARFGANEVINTILLNYIAASLLLFLLSSQQVFAAPVLRIFTAVGLFALALVALSLARPIRRRLGAAPRRSFAVLGVLLLLVMVFAGLPREGDAPVNLGLAFKAPGSEPKTHELSEAARLPRVPDLVGVPPGTFGAAVVPVNVALPLALAAVPFVFWLLGRARRLRWPQRLLLALGLGALFYALLAALGLSARPMTVPPSNLNVSFLIALGAAALMYVILWRTNWGFELRAVGLAPKAAEYGGANLPRNIVWTMALSGAFAGLTACHYVLGGALEDFALRQSLPTSDGFDGIAVALLGQNTPLGVVLAAFLFGVLKNGGSVLNITFPDLTRDVVNMVLALVVLFIAARGFLPERLTNPLRRAPGPAEPAATAAGVGASPTREPGVHAVAKEPLDPPGAPSRGGGA, from the coding sequence GTGAATGAACGCGCCCTTTTAGCAGCCCTCGCCGCGCTCACGCTCCTCAGCCTCGTCTTCGCCCCCTGGGCCGCCATCAACCGTGAGACCGGCGCGCGCGGCACGCTGCTGCTGCTGCCCAACCGCACGGTCGACTTTACCGGACGCACCGAAGGCGTGACGGTGCCGGGGCAGGGGGCGGTGCTCGCGATCTGCGCCCTCTCGCTCGTGGCGATCGCGGGGGGGGCGGCGCTGCCGGAGCGCCGCCGTCAAGCACTCTGGCTCGGCGCCGGGCTCGTGCTGCTGACGACGACGGTGGTCGGTCTGCAGGGGGTGTCGCGCGCGACCCAAGGGGCGCAGTTCGCGGAGCTCGTGCGCAGCGCCCAGCTCGAGCTCGCCGACCCGGGCCGCCGCGTCGACGCCGAGGCGCTGCGGGCGGTGTTGGCGGAGGCCGAGGGGTTGGAGGTCGACGAACTCGCCGAGGCGCTGCGCGGCGCCGGCCTGCGCATTCGCAGCCTCCCCTACGAAGCGACCTCGTCGGGGCTGGCGGCGGCGCTCTGCTTCGCGGTGGGGGGGCTCGCGCTCCTCTTGGGGCTCTACCGCTTCTCGTGGGCGCGCCGCGCGCTCGGCCGCGTCGGGGCGGCGGTGGCAGTGCCCGCGGCCTCGATCGCGCTCGCACTCGTGGCGGCGGCGGTGGTCATCTTGGCGCTGCAACCGACGCCCACGGGCGGCGGTGTCACGGTCTCTGGGCCGGTGATGTACCTCGCGGGGCGGCTCGACGTCCTCTGGTACGCCTACTTGAGCCTGTTCGCCTCGTCGCTCGGGAACGCGGCGGGGTTTATGGAGGCGCTCAAGTTCGCCACCCCGCTCATCTTTACGGGGCTCGCGGTGGCTTTCGGGTTTCGCGCGGGGCTCTTTAACATCGGTGCGCCCGGGCAGATGGTGCTCGGGGCGATCTTCGCCGCCGTGGTCGGGATCTACCTGCCGGGCCCGCGCCCTTTCGTGCTCCCTCTAGCGATCCTCGCGGCGGCGGTCGGGGGCGGTCTGTGGGGGGCGTTGCCGGGGTGGCTCAAAGCGCGTTTCGGGGCGAACGAGGTCATCAACACGATCTTGCTCAACTACATCGCGGCCTCCTTGCTCCTGTTTTTGCTCTCGTCGCAGCAGGTGTTCGCCGCCCCCGTGCTGCGCATCTTTACCGCCGTGGGCCTTTTCGCGCTCGCGCTGGTAGCGCTCAGCCTCGCGCGGCCTATTCGGCGCCGTTTGGGGGCGGCGCCGCGGCGCTCGTTCGCCGTGCTAGGCGTTCTGCTGCTCTTGGTGATGGTCTTCGCCGGGCTCCCCCGCGAGGGGGACGCGCCGGTCAACCTGGGGCTGGCGTTTAAAGCGCCGGGCTCGGAGCCCAAAACGCACGAGCTCTCCGAGGCCGCGCGCCTGCCCAGGGTCCCCGACCTCGTCGGGGTGCCGCCCGGCACCTTCGGCGCGGCGGTGGTGCCCGTCAACGTCGCGCTGCCGCTCGCGCTCGCCGCCGTGCCTTTTGTGTTCTGGCTGCTCGGGCGCGCCCGCCGTCTGCGCTGGCCGCAGCGGCTCCTCCTGGCGCTCGGCCTCGGTGCGCTTTTCTACGCCCTCTTGGCCGCGCTCGGCCTCTCGGCGCGCCCCATGACGGTGCCCCCCTCCAACCTCAACGTGTCGTTTCTCATCGCTCTGGGGGCGGCCGCGCTGATGTACGTGATCCTCTGGCGGACCAACTGGGGTTTCGAGCTGCGCGCGGTCGGTCTGGCGCCCAAAGCGGCCGAGTACGGCGGCGCCAACTTGCCGCGCAATATCGTCTGGACGATGGCGCTGAGCGGCGCCTTCGCGGGGCTTACCGCCTGCCACTACGTGCTCGGGGGCGCCTTGGAGGACTTCGCCCTGCGCCAGTCGCTGCCCACCTCCGACGGCTTTGACGGTATCGCCGTGGCGCTCCTTGGGCAGAACACCCCCCTCGGGGTGGTGCTCGCGGCGTTTCTTTTCGGCGTACTTAAAAACGGCGGTTCGGTTTTAAATATCACCTTCCCCGACCTGACCCGCGATGTGGTGAACATGGTGCTGGCTTTGGTGGTGCTCTTTATCGCGGCGCGCGGCTTTTTGCCCGAGCGCCTGACCAACCCGCTGCGCCGCGCGCCGGGTCCTGCGGAGCCCGCGGCGACCGCGGCGGGTGTGGGGGCGAGCCCCACTCGCGAACCCGGGGTGCACGCGGTTGCCAAGGAGCCCCTGGACCCGCCTGGGGCACCCTCGAGGGGGGGCGGCGCATGA
- a CDS encoding ABC transporter permease has protein sequence MIETALLATLIASALRATTPLLLAALGGMFSERSGVVNIALEGIILFGALAAAVTARFAELPALAQNPQAAVPYAPWLGVLAAALVGGLVGWLHAVISIRFKADQIISGVAINLMAIGLPAVILTGLYDNATNSEPIRNRLPEWGAGAFSFSPIVYLAFVLVPVSLWVLFRTPFGLRLRAVGEHPEAADSVGIDVKRMRYYGVIISGVLAGLGGAYLSIGTLNQFIAEMSGGRGFIALAALIFGKWHPLGVLGATLLFGAFEAAATLLGGGQLMPPTIVQSLPFILTMLVLAGFIGRATAPRAIGKPFEK, from the coding sequence ATGATCGAGACAGCCCTTCTCGCGACCCTGATCGCCTCGGCGCTGCGCGCGACGACGCCGCTGTTGTTGGCCGCTCTAGGCGGCATGTTTAGCGAGCGTTCGGGGGTCGTGAACATCGCGCTCGAGGGCATTATCCTCTTCGGCGCGCTCGCCGCTGCGGTCACCGCCCGCTTCGCCGAACTCCCCGCGCTCGCGCAGAACCCGCAAGCGGCCGTCCCGTACGCGCCCTGGCTCGGGGTGCTCGCCGCGGCGCTCGTCGGCGGGCTCGTCGGTTGGCTGCACGCGGTCATCTCGATCCGCTTCAAAGCTGATCAGATCATCTCGGGGGTGGCGATCAACCTCATGGCCATCGGGCTGCCCGCAGTGATCCTGACTGGGCTCTACGACAACGCCACCAACAGCGAGCCCATCCGCAACCGCTTGCCGGAGTGGGGCGCGGGCGCTTTTTCGTTTTCGCCGATCGTCTACCTCGCCTTTGTGCTCGTCCCCGTCTCCTTGTGGGTGCTCTTCCGCACCCCCTTCGGGCTTCGGCTGCGCGCGGTCGGGGAGCACCCCGAAGCGGCCGACAGCGTCGGCATCGACGTGAAAAGGATGCGCTACTACGGCGTCATCATCTCGGGGGTCTTGGCGGGGTTGGGTGGGGCCTACTTGAGCATCGGTACGCTCAACCAATTTATCGCCGAGATGTCCGGCGGGCGCGGGTTTATCGCCTTAGCCGCGCTGATCTTCGGCAAGTGGCACCCTTTGGGGGTGCTCGGCGCGACGCTCCTCTTTGGCGCGTTCGAGGCCGCCGCGACGCTTTTGGGCGGGGGGCAGCTCATGCCGCCGACCATCGTGCAGAGCCTGCCGTTTATCCTCACGATGCTCGTGTTGGCCGGTTTTATCGGTCGCGCGACGGCGCCGCGGGCTATCGGCAAACCGTTTGAGAAGTAG